Proteins from one Catenuloplanes atrovinosus genomic window:
- a CDS encoding ferredoxin, with translation MRLSVDQDSCIGSGQCVITAPEVFDQRDEDGIVTLLTDRPDPGDAADVRHAAAICPAAAISVAD, from the coding sequence ATGAGGCTCTCCGTGGATCAGGACAGCTGCATCGGCTCCGGGCAGTGCGTCATCACCGCCCCCGAGGTCTTCGACCAGCGCGACGAGGACGGCATCGTCACGCTGCTCACCGACCGGCCGGACCCGGGCGATGCCGCGGACGTGCGGCACGCCGCCGCGATCTGCCCGGCCGCCGCGATCTCCGTGGCGGACTGA
- a CDS encoding DUF4832 domain-containing protein: protein MRHARLIALCAVFALAALFAAHSAAADLFARPAAAVSGVPERPAPPAAPDPSLTAHALTAAPGPLDNPLKGFARFYVPGEDQNAGYPRSLSWSYFGLSEVMRDAGNCAAYDWSVVDRALNEMASYGNQAAIRFYLEYPGGTGGHPANAIPRCFDGHVAYRTNTHWGTVSPDYDSPYLLDAVTAFIGALGARYDGDPRIGFLNLGIVGLWGEWHTWPFDADTGDGHPNLMPTDASGARIVRAFDDAFDVTKLEIRYPESAGGAADDLDIGYHDDSFCYREGSPAAGVTLPRSLGGASYSQLERALDRGVENKWMTSSMGGEVRPEIQGTAFDAWPGGSGQVDDMRACIELEHTTWKINQGSQGYAPSDPRVAEAVRLMGYDLTATHAYLPDRASGTATVGVTIANRGVAPFYYPWTMSLGLRDAAGTVVKTWDTSWDLRTVMPLRIRAFPDWNAGAAYLDHGHPRYFQTGVDLTGVPAGSYQVVLRVRNPLEAISPAAKKLRFGNASQGGDGWLGLGNLAVDPGAGGTPAPSAPEPEPEPEPEPTSSVPAGGGLTLDDFDGAPAYPADARNDLRGWTGGNCFANGDGGGVVADGALTLRYDNCGWFGSDVGTDVSAYTHLVVRIRGDAGGEESHFHLSLGGTTRLLGEYVLDGGARPAVTTRYRDIRIPMAANGIDPTRPGQLAMGFWYGGRGTVTIDGVRFE from the coding sequence ATGCGCCATGCCCGCCTGATCGCGCTCTGCGCGGTCTTCGCGCTCGCGGCCCTCTTCGCCGCGCACAGCGCCGCCGCCGACCTGTTCGCCCGGCCCGCCGCCGCGGTGTCCGGCGTGCCCGAGCGGCCCGCGCCGCCGGCCGCACCGGACCCGTCGCTGACCGCGCACGCGTTGACCGCCGCGCCCGGACCGCTGGACAACCCGCTCAAGGGCTTCGCCCGGTTCTACGTCCCCGGCGAGGACCAGAACGCGGGCTATCCGCGGTCGCTGTCCTGGAGCTACTTCGGCCTGTCCGAGGTGATGCGGGACGCGGGGAACTGCGCCGCGTACGACTGGTCCGTGGTGGACCGCGCGCTGAACGAGATGGCGTCATACGGCAACCAGGCCGCGATCCGGTTCTACCTGGAGTACCCGGGCGGCACCGGAGGCCACCCGGCCAACGCGATCCCGCGCTGCTTCGACGGGCACGTGGCCTACCGGACCAACACGCACTGGGGAACGGTCTCGCCGGACTACGACAGCCCGTACCTGCTGGACGCGGTCACCGCGTTCATCGGCGCGCTCGGTGCCCGCTACGACGGCGACCCGCGGATCGGCTTCCTCAACCTCGGCATCGTCGGGCTCTGGGGCGAGTGGCACACCTGGCCGTTCGACGCGGACACCGGGGACGGCCACCCGAACCTGATGCCCACCGATGCCAGCGGCGCGCGGATCGTGCGCGCGTTCGACGACGCCTTCGACGTCACCAAGCTGGAGATCCGCTATCCGGAGTCGGCCGGCGGCGCGGCGGACGACCTCGACATCGGCTACCACGACGACTCGTTCTGCTACCGGGAGGGCTCACCCGCGGCCGGGGTCACGTTGCCGCGATCCCTGGGCGGCGCCTCGTACTCGCAGCTGGAACGCGCGCTCGACCGGGGCGTGGAGAACAAGTGGATGACGAGCTCGATGGGCGGCGAGGTGCGGCCGGAGATTCAGGGGACCGCGTTCGACGCCTGGCCGGGCGGCTCCGGGCAGGTCGACGACATGCGGGCCTGCATCGAGCTGGAGCACACCACCTGGAAGATCAACCAGGGCAGCCAGGGCTATGCCCCCTCGGATCCGCGGGTGGCCGAGGCCGTACGGCTGATGGGGTACGACCTGACGGCCACCCACGCGTACCTGCCGGACCGCGCGAGCGGCACGGCCACGGTCGGGGTCACCATCGCGAACCGGGGCGTCGCGCCGTTCTACTACCCGTGGACGATGTCGCTCGGCCTCCGGGACGCGGCCGGCACGGTGGTGAAGACCTGGGACACCTCGTGGGACCTGCGCACGGTCATGCCGCTGCGCATCCGGGCGTTCCCGGACTGGAACGCGGGCGCGGCGTACCTCGACCACGGGCACCCGCGGTACTTCCAGACCGGCGTGGACCTCACCGGCGTACCGGCCGGGTCCTATCAGGTGGTGCTGCGGGTGCGGAACCCGCTGGAGGCGATCAGTCCGGCGGCGAAGAAGCTGCGCTTCGGCAACGCGAGCCAGGGCGGCGACGGCTGGCTCGGCCTCGGTAACCTCGCCGTCGACCCGGGTGCGGGCGGCACTCCGGCACCATCCGCCCCGGAGCCGGAGCCGGAGCCGGAGCCGGAGCCGACCTCGTCGGTCCCGGCCGGTGGCGGCCTGACGCTCGACGACTTCGACGGCGCGCCCGCCTATCCCGCGGACGCCCGGAACGACCTGCGCGGCTGGACCGGCGGCAACTGCTTCGCCAACGGCGACGGCGGCGGCGTGGTCGCCGACGGCGCGCTCACGCTGCGCTACGACAACTGCGGCTGGTTCGGCAGCGACGTCGGCACCGACGTCTCCGCGTACACGCACCTGGTGGTCCGGATCAGGGGCGATGCCGGCGGCGAGGAGTCCCACTTCCACCTCAGCCTCGGCGGCACCACCCGGCTCCTCGGCGAGTACGTCCTGGACGGTGGCGCCCGGCCGGCGGTGACCACGCGGTACCGTGACATCCGCATCCCGATGGCCGCGAACGGCATCGACCCCACCCGCCCGGGCCAGCTCGCGATGGGCTTCTGGTACGGCGGCCGCGGCACCGTCACCATCGACGGTGTCCGGTTCGAGTAG
- a CDS encoding ABC transporter permease, whose translation MRWLLAAGAVFLLAPLALPDPVATDFTAILAGPSWAHPLGTDQLGRDVLSRLVSGGRLTLGLTAAGVLFPAVAGTLAGLVAGYLGRGGVARLADLCASLPTVLIGLLAAVVLGPGLPSVLVAVCAVGWTPFARQAYQLTVREAGLNYVDAARALGAGPLRIAGRHIAPNIRSPLVAHLCLRFAGTLLSVSGLSFLGLGVQPPTPEWGAMVSDGRAHLFGAPHLVLAPAIAVVLTASLATAAGRRLGR comes from the coding sequence ATGAGGTGGCTGCTCGCCGCCGGCGCCGTGTTCCTGCTGGCGCCGCTGGCGCTGCCCGACCCGGTGGCCACCGACTTCACCGCGATCCTGGCCGGCCCGTCCTGGGCGCACCCGCTCGGCACCGACCAACTCGGCCGGGACGTGCTGTCCCGGCTGGTCTCCGGCGGCCGGCTCACGCTCGGCCTGACCGCGGCCGGCGTGCTGTTCCCGGCCGTGGCCGGCACGCTCGCCGGGCTGGTCGCGGGCTATCTCGGCCGGGGCGGGGTGGCCCGCCTCGCGGACCTGTGCGCATCGCTGCCGACCGTGCTGATCGGGCTGCTCGCGGCCGTCGTGCTCGGCCCTGGCCTGCCGTCCGTCCTGGTCGCGGTGTGCGCGGTCGGCTGGACGCCGTTCGCCCGGCAGGCCTACCAGCTGACCGTACGCGAGGCCGGGCTGAACTACGTGGACGCGGCGCGCGCGCTCGGCGCCGGCCCGCTGCGCATCGCCGGGCGGCACATCGCGCCGAACATCCGGTCGCCGCTGGTCGCGCACCTGTGCCTGCGCTTCGCGGGCACGCTGCTGAGCGTGTCCGGCCTGTCGTTCCTGGGCCTGGGCGTGCAGCCGCCGACGCCCGAGTGGGGCGCGATGGTGTCGGACGGGCGCGCCCACCTGTTCGGCGCGCCGCACCTGGTGCTGGCGCCGGCGATCGCGGTGGTGCTGACCGCGTCGCTGGCCACGGCCGCGGGGCGCCGCCTCGGCCGCTGA
- a CDS encoding ABC transporter permease, translating to MPAIPDNPCRVFAGTVLRTRVATEVPDAAVRARVAAEFGLDASPAEQYWRWLLAALRGDLGLSFVTRTPVAAMVLDALLVSSLPAALSLLLAAAAGIPAGVRAAHRPGGWADRLLTGGGVLGVSVPEFVLAPVLILVFAVWGGVLPAVGWGEPRHVVLPVLTMAVYPAALAAQLVRAETVEVLTRPHIRAARAHGLRPSWILWRHAARQGTVSVLSLSGMFVAGLIGGSVVVEVVYGVLGLGRLLYDAVLAQDLPVVQAATLVVLAIALAGGVLAEVVQLALDPVARDRG from the coding sequence GTGCCAGCGATTCCCGACAACCCCTGTCGGGTGTTCGCCGGCACGGTGCTGCGCACGCGGGTGGCCACGGAGGTGCCGGACGCCGCCGTGCGGGCCCGTGTCGCCGCGGAGTTCGGCCTCGACGCCTCGCCGGCCGAGCAGTACTGGCGGTGGCTGCTGGCGGCGCTGCGCGGCGACCTCGGGCTGTCGTTCGTGACCCGCACGCCGGTCGCCGCCATGGTGCTCGACGCGCTGTTGGTCTCCTCGCTGCCGGCCGCGCTGTCCCTGCTGCTCGCGGCCGCGGCCGGCATCCCGGCCGGCGTGCGCGCGGCGCACCGCCCGGGCGGCTGGGCCGACCGGCTGCTGACCGGCGGCGGCGTGCTCGGCGTGTCCGTGCCGGAGTTCGTGCTGGCGCCGGTGCTGATCCTGGTCTTCGCCGTGTGGGGCGGTGTGCTGCCGGCGGTCGGCTGGGGCGAGCCCCGGCACGTGGTGCTGCCCGTGCTCACCATGGCGGTCTACCCGGCCGCGCTCGCGGCGCAGCTGGTCCGCGCGGAGACGGTGGAGGTGCTGACCCGGCCGCACATCCGCGCCGCCCGCGCGCACGGGCTGCGGCCGTCGTGGATCCTGTGGCGGCACGCGGCCCGGCAGGGGACCGTCTCCGTGCTGTCGCTGTCCGGCATGTTCGTGGCCGGGCTGATCGGCGGTTCCGTGGTGGTCGAGGTCGTCTACGGCGTACTCGGGCTGGGCCGGCTGCTCTACGATGCCGTGCTCGCCCAGGACCTGCCCGTGGTGCAGGCGGCGACGCTGGTCGTGCTGGCGATCGCGCTGGCCGGCGGTGTGCTGGCCGAGGTGGTGCAGCTCGCGCTGGACCCGGTCGCGCGGGACCGCGGATGA
- a CDS encoding PQQ-dependent sugar dehydrogenase gives MSRRRLRPAAMLAGLLVTALSALLLTSVSVAGDAAAETSHTRATPLTELTVATEQVASGLRRPIAITGLPDGRMLIAEKAGTVRAYHPGTGLAAEPVLDLTALVDPSNNERGLLGITPAPNFARTGLLYVAYTSLPAGALTLARVPIGAPDRLQVLLTQEHAEYGNHNGGQVAFGRDGYLYWSLGDGGHANDPFKAGQDLGTLLGKIVRIDVNRACGTKLYCVPSDNPFVRRAGARPEIWLYGLRNPWRFSVDPVDGSLWIGDVGQGLVEEINHIRPWQGGANLGWSCREGTPIFDPEQCRSDVRYTDPVFEYDHYNDNCSVTGGPVYRGAKTPQAYGTYIAADYCSTRVFAVRPKSGGGYDTATIGNFPTQPTAIGTDVTGELYVLSDLPGWLSRVRFQHVPPVTPSPVANR, from the coding sequence ATGTCACGACGCCGTCTGCGTCCGGCCGCCATGCTGGCCGGCCTGCTGGTTACGGCCCTGTCCGCGCTGCTGCTGACCTCCGTGTCGGTGGCGGGCGACGCGGCGGCCGAGACCTCGCACACCCGCGCGACGCCGCTGACGGAGCTGACCGTCGCCACCGAGCAGGTGGCGTCCGGGCTGCGGCGGCCGATCGCGATCACCGGGCTGCCGGACGGGCGGATGCTGATCGCGGAGAAGGCCGGCACCGTCCGGGCGTACCATCCGGGCACCGGCCTGGCGGCCGAGCCGGTGCTGGACCTGACCGCGCTGGTCGACCCGTCGAACAACGAGCGTGGCCTGCTCGGCATCACGCCCGCGCCGAACTTCGCGCGCACCGGGCTGCTCTACGTGGCCTACACGAGCCTGCCGGCCGGTGCGCTGACGCTGGCGCGGGTGCCGATCGGCGCCCCGGATCGGCTGCAGGTGCTGCTGACGCAGGAGCACGCGGAGTACGGCAACCACAACGGCGGGCAGGTGGCGTTCGGCCGGGACGGCTATCTCTACTGGTCGCTCGGCGACGGTGGCCACGCGAACGACCCGTTCAAGGCCGGGCAGGATCTCGGCACGCTGCTCGGCAAGATCGTGCGGATCGACGTCAACCGGGCGTGCGGCACGAAGCTCTACTGCGTACCGTCCGACAATCCGTTCGTCCGCAGGGCGGGTGCCCGGCCGGAGATCTGGCTCTACGGGCTGCGCAACCCGTGGCGGTTCTCCGTGGACCCGGTGGACGGCTCGCTGTGGATCGGTGACGTCGGCCAGGGCCTGGTCGAGGAGATCAACCACATCCGCCCCTGGCAGGGCGGCGCGAACCTGGGCTGGTCGTGCCGGGAGGGCACGCCGATCTTCGACCCGGAGCAGTGCCGGTCCGACGTGCGCTACACCGACCCGGTCTTCGAGTACGACCACTACAACGACAACTGCTCGGTGACCGGCGGCCCGGTCTACCGAGGAGCCAAGACCCCCCAGGCATACGGTACGTACATCGCCGCCGACTACTGCTCGACCCGGGTGTTCGCCGTGCGCCCGAAGTCCGGCGGCGGCTACGACACCGCCACGATCGGCAACTTCCCCACCCAGCCGACCGCCATCGGCACCGACGTCACCGGTGAACTGTACGTGCTCAGCGACCTCCCGGGCTGGCTGAGCCGGGTGCGCTTCCAGCACGTCCCCCCGGTCACCCCCAGCCCGGTGGCGAACCGCTGA
- a CDS encoding CU044_2847 family protein: protein MAQLIPVRVGAVEVLLEAVPVAGSQETSAAGRVADYAAGAFERAQAVLEEAAVSTARTVGRIVARAGSPELVEVEFGVKVSAKGDVIVAGSTGEASLKVKIVYGAAAVGGVPEEEPVP, encoded by the coding sequence GTGGCGCAGTTGATCCCGGTGCGGGTGGGTGCGGTCGAGGTGCTGCTGGAAGCGGTGCCGGTGGCGGGTTCGCAGGAGACGTCGGCGGCGGGCCGGGTGGCGGACTACGCGGCCGGGGCGTTCGAGCGGGCGCAGGCCGTGCTGGAGGAGGCGGCGGTGTCGACGGCGCGGACGGTGGGCCGGATCGTGGCCCGGGCCGGCAGCCCGGAGCTGGTGGAGGTGGAGTTCGGGGTGAAGGTCTCGGCGAAGGGCGACGTGATCGTCGCCGGCTCGACGGGCGAGGCCTCGCTGAAGGTGAAGATCGTCTACGGGGCGGCGGCCGTCGGCGGCGTGCCGGAGGAGGAGCCGGTGCCGTGA